From Kiloniellales bacterium, a single genomic window includes:
- a CDS encoding universal stress protein, whose protein sequence is MAMTTVMVLVESTQHGRCAARAAFLAAPRDGGHVVGVYPVPPAERLTSESMFYARDSLERPGQDVLALLERAEQEGGAGIESARHAFEQVAQSMQATFLERPPNPGHLTAFFKAMSEGGPNAVAAQSRVFDLVVVRQPRDDPDHRVRKVLRAVLFQAGRPVLVAPPAEPVSLGKRPLIAWNGSALSARAAAIARSFFADASEVGILSVGTQNSERPSAQDLADYVGWHGLTTTLIEADLDSYRLGDVFLREAARFGADLLVMGAYAQSPFRESLTGGVTNHVLSYAEIPVLMTH, encoded by the coding sequence ATGGCGATGACAACGGTCATGGTGCTTGTCGAGAGCACGCAGCACGGACGCTGCGCGGCACGGGCGGCCTTTCTGGCCGCGCCGCGAGACGGCGGCCACGTGGTGGGCGTTTACCCGGTTCCGCCGGCAGAGCGTCTGACCTCGGAGTCCATGTTCTACGCGCGGGACTCTCTCGAACGCCCGGGGCAAGACGTGCTCGCGCTGCTCGAGAGGGCGGAGCAGGAGGGCGGCGCGGGCATCGAGTCGGCGCGGCACGCCTTCGAACAGGTGGCGCAGAGCATGCAGGCGACGTTTCTCGAGCGGCCGCCGAACCCCGGACATCTGACCGCCTTCTTCAAGGCCATGTCCGAGGGCGGCCCCAATGCGGTGGCGGCGCAGAGCCGTGTCTTCGATTTGGTCGTGGTCCGGCAGCCGCGCGACGACCCCGACCATCGGGTCCGCAAAGTGCTGCGCGCCGTCTTGTTCCAGGCGGGACGTCCGGTCCTGGTCGCGCCGCCGGCCGAGCCGGTTTCCCTGGGCAAGCGGCCGCTGATCGCCTGGAACGGGAGCGCGCTCTCTGCCCGGGCGGCCGCGATCGCCCGCAGTTTCTTCGCGGACGCCAGCGAAGTCGGCATCCTTTCGGTGGGGACCCAGAATAGCGAGCGGCCTTCGGCGCAAGACCTGGCCGACTATGTCGGCTGGCACGGCCTGACGACGACCCTGATCGAAGCGGATCTGGACAGTTATCGCTTGGGCGACGTCTTCCTGAGGGAAGCGGCCCGCTTCGGCGCCGACCTTCTGGTCATGGGCGCCTACGCCCAAAGCCCGTTCCGTGAATCCCTGACCGGCGGGGTCACCAATCACGTGCTGAGCTACGCCGAGATCCCCGTGCTGATGACCCATTGA
- the katG gene encoding catalase/peroxidase HPI, whose protein sequence is MDAKVEGKCPVMHGANTAMGSDVMDWWPNALDLDILHQHDTKTDPMGKAFNYREELKKLDVEALKKDLHALMTDSQDWWPADWGHYGGLMIRMAWHAAGSYRIADGRGGAGTGNLRFAPLNSWPDNTSLDKARRLLWPIKKKYGNKISWADLMILAGNIAYESMGLKTFGFGFGREDIWHPEKDIYWGSEKEWLAKERYADSSDETSLENPLAAVQMGLIYVNPEGVDGKPDPMKTAEAVRVTFARMAMNDEETAALTAGGHTVGKTHGNGDSSVLGPEPEAAPIESQGLGWHNPNKSGKGRYAVTSGIEGAWTTHPTKFDMGYFDMLLDHEWEIRKSPAGAQQWQPVEIAEEDMPVDVEDPSIRCMPIMTDADMAMKVDPVYREIMEKFRANPDYFKDTFARAWFKLTHRDMGPKVRYLGPDVPEEDLIWQDPVPAGRTDYDVNAAKAKITASGLSVGDMVATAWDSARTFRGSDMRGGANGARIRLAPQNDWEGNEPERLAKVLAVLEPIAAETGASVADMIVLAGNVGIEQAAKAAGFDITVPFVPGRGDATEEATDADSFAPLEPVADGYRNWLKQDYVVSAEELMLDRTQLLGLTAPEMTVLIGGMRVLGTNHGGSDHGVFTDREGALTNDFFVNLTDMKYAWTPSADDLYEVRDRETDEVRWTATRADLVFGSNSILRSYAEVYAQDDNKERFVHDFVAAWTKVMNADRFDVA, encoded by the coding sequence ATGGACGCAAAAGTTGAAGGCAAATGCCCGGTGATGCACGGCGCGAATACGGCCATGGGTAGTGATGTCATGGACTGGTGGCCGAACGCTCTCGACCTGGACATCCTGCATCAGCACGACACCAAGACCGATCCGATGGGCAAGGCGTTCAACTATCGAGAAGAGCTCAAGAAGCTCGATGTCGAAGCGCTCAAGAAAGACCTCCACGCCTTGATGACCGACAGCCAGGACTGGTGGCCCGCCGACTGGGGCCACTACGGCGGCCTGATGATCCGCATGGCCTGGCACGCTGCCGGATCGTATCGCATCGCCGACGGCCGCGGCGGCGCCGGCACCGGCAACCTACGCTTCGCGCCGCTTAACTCCTGGCCCGACAATACCAGCCTCGACAAGGCCCGCCGGCTCCTGTGGCCGATCAAGAAGAAGTACGGCAACAAGATCTCCTGGGCCGATCTCATGATCCTGGCCGGCAACATCGCCTATGAGTCCATGGGCCTGAAGACCTTCGGGTTCGGCTTCGGCCGGGAAGACATCTGGCATCCCGAGAAGGACATCTACTGGGGTTCCGAGAAGGAGTGGCTCGCGAAGGAGCGCTACGCGGACTCCAGTGACGAGACCTCGCTAGAGAACCCGCTCGCGGCGGTGCAGATGGGCCTTATCTACGTGAACCCGGAAGGCGTCGACGGCAAGCCGGATCCGATGAAGACGGCCGAGGCGGTGCGTGTGACCTTCGCGCGCATGGCGATGAACGACGAGGAGACCGCCGCACTGACCGCCGGCGGCCACACCGTCGGGAAGACCCACGGCAACGGCGATTCGAGTGTTCTGGGCCCGGAACCGGAAGCTGCGCCGATCGAGTCGCAGGGCCTCGGCTGGCACAATCCGAACAAGTCGGGCAAGGGGCGCTATGCCGTGACCAGCGGCATCGAAGGCGCCTGGACGACCCATCCGACCAAGTTCGACATGGGCTATTTCGACATGCTGCTCGATCACGAGTGGGAGATCCGAAAGAGCCCCGCCGGCGCCCAGCAGTGGCAGCCGGTCGAGATCGCCGAAGAGGATATGCCGGTCGACGTCGAGGACCCCTCGATCCGCTGCATGCCGATCATGACCGACGCCGACATGGCGATGAAGGTGGACCCGGTCTATCGCGAGATCATGGAGAAGTTCCGCGCGAACCCCGATTACTTCAAGGACACCTTCGCGCGGGCATGGTTCAAGCTCACGCACCGGGATATGGGACCGAAGGTGCGCTATCTCGGCCCCGACGTTCCCGAGGAGGACCTGATCTGGCAGGACCCCGTGCCCGCCGGCCGCACCGACTACGACGTGAATGCCGCAAAGGCGAAGATCACGGCGAGCGGTCTTTCGGTCGGCGACATGGTCGCGACCGCCTGGGACAGCGCCCGCACGTTCCGCGGCTCGGACATGCGCGGCGGCGCCAACGGGGCGCGCATTCGCCTCGCCCCGCAGAACGACTGGGAGGGCAACGAGCCCGAGCGTCTCGCGAAGGTTCTGGCCGTTCTCGAGCCCATCGCCGCCGAGACCGGCGCCAGCGTGGCGGACATGATCGTCTTGGCCGGCAATGTCGGCATCGAGCAGGCGGCCAAGGCCGCGGGCTTCGACATCACCGTTCCCTTCGTCCCGGGGCGCGGGGATGCCACCGAGGAGGCGACCGATGCCGACTCCTTCGCGCCGCTGGAACCCGTCGCTGACGGCTACCGCAACTGGCTCAAGCAGGACTACGTCGTGAGCGCCGAGGAGCTCATGCTCGATCGCACCCAGCTGCTGGGGCTGACGGCTCCCGAGATGACCGTGCTCATCGGCGGCATGCGCGTTCTGGGCACCAACCACGGCGGCAGCGATCACGGCGTGTTCACCGATCGCGAGGGCGCCCTGACGAACGACTTCTTCGTGAACCTGACGGACATGAAGTATGCGTGGACGCCGAGCGCCGACGACCTCTACGAAGTCCGCGATCGCGAGACGGACGAGGTCAGGTGGACGGCGACCCGGGCGGACCTCGTCTTCGGGTCCAATTCGATCCTTCGGTCCTATGCCGAAGTCTATGCCCAGGACGACAACAAGGAGAGGTTCGTGCACGACTTCGTTGCCGCCTGGACCAAGGTGATGAACGCCGATCGCTTCGACGTGGCCTGA
- a CDS encoding aspartate aminotransferase family protein has translation MNERERSRVFRYGGDFADQCIVRAAGSCIYDRDGREILDFTSGQMSAILGHGHPEIVAAVREMVAELDHLHSSFLSGPVIDFADALVAMLPDGLDRVLPLSTGGESNEAALRIAKTYTGGFEVVAFDRSWHGVTGGAAATTYSGGRRGHGPTLPGVLTLPTPHAYRSPFNRDGDYDWQAEFEFGWEMIDRQSTGQLAAVIVEPILSSGGIIELPEGYLCALQEKARERNMLLILDEAQTGMGRTGDNFAFERDGVVPDILNLSKTLGAGMPLAATITTSEIERHCHDKGFLFYTTHAADPLPAAVGRKVVEIVMRDRLAERARDLGGYLKDQLRDLQQRHPIIGDVRGRGLLLGVELVSDRRAKTPALEAGMAISQRCLELGACLNIGRRSMASVFRIAPPLTATRDEVDRAMAIFDQALGECATT, from the coding sequence ATGAACGAACGCGAGCGCAGTCGGGTGTTCCGCTATGGCGGAGACTTCGCCGACCAATGCATCGTGCGGGCCGCGGGCTCCTGCATCTACGACCGCGACGGCCGAGAGATCCTCGACTTCACCTCGGGCCAGATGAGCGCCATTCTCGGCCACGGCCATCCCGAGATCGTCGCCGCGGTGCGGGAGATGGTGGCCGAACTCGATCATCTCCACAGCAGTTTTCTGTCCGGTCCGGTGATCGACTTCGCCGACGCGCTCGTCGCCATGCTTCCCGATGGTCTCGACCGGGTGCTTCCCCTCTCGACCGGAGGGGAGTCGAACGAGGCTGCGCTTCGAATCGCCAAGACCTATACCGGTGGCTTCGAGGTCGTGGCTTTCGATCGTTCGTGGCACGGCGTGACCGGGGGCGCGGCCGCGACGACCTATTCCGGCGGCCGCCGGGGCCACGGCCCGACTCTTCCCGGCGTCCTGACCCTGCCGACGCCCCATGCCTATCGCTCGCCGTTCAATCGTGACGGCGACTATGACTGGCAAGCGGAGTTCGAGTTCGGCTGGGAAATGATCGATCGCCAGAGCACCGGCCAACTGGCGGCGGTCATCGTCGAGCCGATCCTCAGCTCGGGCGGCATCATCGAGCTACCGGAGGGCTATCTCTGCGCGCTGCAGGAAAAGGCGCGCGAACGCAACATGCTGCTGATCCTCGATGAAGCGCAGACCGGCATGGGGCGGACGGGTGACAACTTCGCCTTCGAACGCGACGGCGTCGTTCCCGATATTCTCAATCTTTCGAAAACGCTCGGGGCCGGCATGCCCCTGGCCGCGACGATCACCACGAGCGAGATCGAGCGGCACTGCCACGACAAGGGCTTCCTCTTCTACACCACCCACGCCGCCGACCCTCTCCCGGCGGCGGTCGGCCGTAAGGTCGTGGAGATCGTCATGCGAGACCGCTTGGCCGAAAGGGCGCGGGATCTCGGCGGGTATCTGAAAGACCAGCTCCGCGATCTTCAACAACGTCACCCGATCATCGGCGACGTCCGGGGGCGGGGCCTGCTGCTCGGTGTCGAGCTGGTGAGCGACCGCCGTGCCAAGACTCCGGCGCTGGAAGCCGGCATGGCGATAAGCCAGCGCTGTCTCGAGCTCGGCGCCTGTTTGAACATCGGCCGGCGCTCGATGGCGAGCGTGTTTAGGATAGCGCCCCCCTTGACCGCGACCCGGGACGAGGTCGACAGGGCCATGGCTATCTTCGATCAGGCCTTGGGCGAATGCGCCACGACGTGA
- a CDS encoding aminotransferase yields MTGNFAAYDTEDLWRKDRDHYIHPWTDFSVFKEVGSDVIAESEGIYVYDAEGQRYIDGIGGLWCVNIGYGRDEMAQAIADQVRRIPYYSTFTHLTTPPAAELAAKLAELAPGPLNRVFYGTGGSMANDTAVRIAHFYFNRLGKPEKKHVISRVDGYHGSTYLAASITGVMFDRIGFDVVEDTIHHVSPPNCYRRPEGMSPEAFCDHLVEEFEGKILEIGPEKVACFFAEPIMGAGGVIVAPPGYHRRMLEVCRKYEVLYISDEVVTGFGRLGHFFASEPVFDIVPDMITSAKGITSGYLPLSATLLSDEIYEVISVPQAEGALFTHGFTYSGHPVCCAAALKNIEIMEREDICGHVREVGPYFEERLAGLKDLPLVGDVRGSHFMMCVENVADKESKEILDPKILIGNRIARFAQERGLIVRPIAHLNVLSPPLTMTRGQIDTTVDILAESIEAAARELREQGLWQG; encoded by the coding sequence ATGACAGGGAACTTTGCCGCCTACGACACCGAGGACCTCTGGCGAAAGGACCGCGACCACTACATCCATCCCTGGACCGACTTCTCCGTCTTCAAGGAGGTCGGGTCCGACGTGATTGCGGAATCCGAGGGTATCTACGTCTACGACGCCGAGGGCCAGCGCTACATCGATGGCATCGGCGGCCTCTGGTGCGTCAACATCGGCTACGGGCGCGACGAGATGGCCCAGGCCATCGCCGATCAGGTACGGCGCATTCCCTACTACTCCACGTTCACGCACCTGACCACGCCACCGGCCGCCGAGCTGGCGGCCAAGCTTGCCGAGTTGGCCCCCGGCCCACTTAACCGCGTGTTCTACGGCACCGGCGGCTCCATGGCCAACGACACGGCGGTACGCATCGCCCACTTCTACTTCAACCGCCTGGGCAAGCCCGAGAAGAAGCACGTCATCTCGCGGGTCGATGGCTACCACGGCAGCACCTACCTCGCCGCCTCGATCACCGGCGTGATGTTCGACCGGATCGGCTTCGACGTGGTCGAGGACACGATCCACCACGTCTCGCCGCCCAACTGCTACCGCCGCCCCGAAGGCATGAGCCCGGAGGCCTTCTGCGACCACCTGGTCGAGGAGTTCGAAGGCAAGATCCTGGAGATCGGCCCGGAGAAGGTTGCCTGCTTCTTCGCCGAGCCGATCATGGGCGCCGGCGGCGTGATCGTGGCCCCGCCGGGCTATCACCGCCGCATGCTCGAGGTCTGCCGAAAGTACGAGGTACTCTATATCTCCGACGAGGTGGTGACCGGCTTCGGCCGCCTGGGCCACTTCTTCGCCTCGGAGCCGGTCTTCGACATCGTCCCGGACATGATCACCAGCGCCAAGGGCATCACCTCGGGCTATCTGCCGCTCTCGGCGACCCTCCTGTCCGACGAGATCTACGAGGTGATCTCGGTGCCCCAGGCCGAAGGCGCGCTCTTCACCCACGGCTTCACCTATTCGGGGCATCCCGTGTGCTGCGCCGCCGCGCTCAAGAACATCGAGATCATGGAGCGCGAGGATATCTGCGGCCATGTCCGCGAGGTCGGCCCCTACTTCGAGGAGCGACTGGCCGGACTCAAGGACCTGCCGCTGGTTGGCGACGTGCGCGGCAGCCATTTCATGATGTGCGTCGAGAACGTCGCCGACAAGGAGAGCAAGGAGATCCTCGACCCCAAGATACTGATCGGCAACCGCATCGCCCGCTTCGCCCAGGAGCGCGGCCTGATCGTGCGGCCGATCGCCCACCTCAACGTGCTCTCGCCGCCGCTCACCATGACCCGCGGCCAGATCGACACGACGGTCGACATCCTGGCCGAGAGCATCGAGGCGGCGGCCCGGGAACTCCGCGAACAGGGCCTGTGGCAGGGCTGA